From the Primulina tabacum isolate GXHZ01 chromosome 15, ASM2559414v2, whole genome shotgun sequence genome, one window contains:
- the LOC142527633 gene encoding protein NAR1-like → MSEKFSATLRIGDLNDYIAPSQGCVIKTESVGKARSAPKAVQTEPVTISLKDCLACSGCITSAETVMLERQSLDEFLSNLNKGKAVIVSLSPQSRASLAVHFGLSPYQMFGKLTTLFKSLGVKAIFDTSCSRDLTLIESCNEFIERYNKCSTIDEEKPKSALLPMISSACPGWICYAEKTLGSYILPYISSVKSPQQTIGAAIKNHMFQKLGHRPEEIYHVTIMPCYDKKLEAARDDFVFQLDSDGERIAEVDSVLTTGEVLDLIKLRSINLTNLEESPVDELLSNVDEDGHLYGVHGSSGGYADTVFRYAAKLLFGKENEGPLEYKTIRNSDFREVTLEVQGKVVLRFALCYGFRNLRNIVTKIKSGKCEYHFLEIMACPSGCLNGGGQIKPVAGESAKDLIQLLEVEYSESVLAADPFENPRIKRLYDEWLGQPGSEMAKRHLYTEYHPVTKSVSSQLQNW, encoded by the exons ATGTCGGAGAAATTTTCAGCTACGTTGAGAATTGGGGATTTGAACGATTACATAGCACCATCTCAGGGTTGTGTTATTAAAACCGAG AGTGTAGGAAAAGCAAGGAGTGCTCCTAAAGCTGTGCAGACTGAACCAGTGACTATTTCCCTCAAAGACTGCTTAGCATGCAG CGGGTGCATAACATCAGCAGAGACGGTTATGCTTGAGAGGCAAAGTTTAGATGAGTTTCTTTCCAACCTTAACAAAGGAAAAGCTGTCATCGTCTCCCTCTCTCCTCAGTCCAGGGCTTCCCTTGCAGTTCATTTTGGCCTTTCTCCTTACCAG ATGTTTGGAAAGCTCACAACATTATTCAAGTCCTTAGGCGTGAAAGCCATATTTGATACGAGCTGCAGTCGGGATTTAACACTTATAGAGTCATGTAATGAATTCATAGAACGTTATAACAAATGCAGTACAATTGATGAGGAGAAACCAAAATCAGCCCTGCTCCCTATGATTTCATCTGCATGTCCCG GTTGGATATGCTACGCAGAAAAAACTCTCGGATCCTATATCTTACCATATATTTCTTCGGTGAAAAGTCCTCAACAAACAATTGGAGCTGCCATTAAAAACCACATGTTCCAAAAATTAGGTCACAG GCCTGAGGAGATCTATCATGTTACTATTATGCCTTGTTATGACAAAAAACTTGAGGCTGCTCGTGATGATTTTGTGTTCCAATTGGACTCTGATGGTGAAAGAATTGCAGAAGTTGAttctgtattgactaccggaGAAGTTTTAGATTTAATTAAG tTGAGATCTATTAATTTAACTAATTTGGAGGAATCTCCTGTGGATGAATT ATTGTCAAATGTAGATGAAGATGGCCATCTTTACGGAGTTCATGGAAGttctggaggatatgctgacaCTGTGTTCAGATACGCTGCAAAGCTGCTTTTCGGGAAGGAAAATGAAGGTCCCCTCGAGTATAAGactatcagaaactcagatttCCGTGAAGTGACTCTTGAA GTACAGGGTAAAGTTGTCCTGAGATTTGCTCTGTGTTATGGATTCAGGAACCTGCGAAACATTGTTACAAAAATTAAAAGTGGGAAGTGTGAATACCATTTTTTGGAGATCATGGCGTGCCCTTCAG GATGCTTGAATGGTGGAGGTCAAATCAAGCCAGTCGCTGGCGAATCTGCAAAAGATTTGATTCAATTGTTGGAAGTAGAATATTCAGAAAGT GTATTGGCGGCCGATCCTTTTGAAAATCCTAGAATCAAAAGACTATATGATGAGTGGCTGGGGCAACCTGGTTCAGAGATGGCCAAGAGACATCTTTATACAGAATACCACCCCGTTACGAAAAGTGTTTCCTCTCAGTTGCAAAATTGGTGA
- the LOC142527781 gene encoding CASP-like protein 2B1, whose protein sequence is MSYLNVGVSPSPGNVPVYHGSNLKVIDRRVRLAELVLRCVISALAILGAVLIGTDSQVKEIFTIQKKAKFTDMKALVFLVVANGLAAAYSLVQVLRCVVNMIRGSVLFNKPLAWAIFSGDQVMAYVTLAAVAAAAQSAVFAKFGQTEMQWMKICNMYGKFCNQVGEGIASSLLVSLSMVVLSAISAFSLFRLYGNNKGKSNGGW, encoded by the exons ATGAGTTACCTTAATGTGGGTGTTAGCCCCAGTCCCGGTAATGTTCCTGTATACCATGGGAGCAATTTGAAGGTGATCGATAGGAGGGTGAGGCTGGCGGAACTGGTCCTGAGGTGTGTGATCTCTGCTTTGGCCATTCTTGGTGCTGTTCTTATAGGCACAGATTCTCAGGTTAAGGAGATTTTCACGATCCAGAAGAAGGCCAAGTTTACAGACATGAAAGCCCTTGT TTTCTTGGTCGTAGCGAATGGGCTAGCTGCTGCCTACTCTCTGGTGCAAGTTTTGAGGTGCGTTGTGAATATGATTAGAGGGAGTGTTCTGTTCAACAAACCCTTAGCTTGGGCCATTTTCTCTGGAGATCAG GTGATGGCTTACGTGACATTAGCAGCGGTGGCAGCGGCCGCGCAATCGGCAGTGTTTGCGAAATTCGGGCAGACGGAAATGCAATGGATGAAGATCTGCAACATGTATGGCAAATTCTGCAACCAAGTCGGGGAGGGCATAGCTAGTTCGTTACTGGTGAGCCTTTCTATGGTGGTGCTCTCGGCCATTTCAGCTTTCAGCCTCTTCCGCTTGTATGGGAACAACAAAGGAAAGAGCAACGGAGGATGGTGA
- the LOC142526151 gene encoding uncharacterized protein LOC142526151: protein MKIRHSNGAKLPPPEYAERHEDSSEENENAVDDNISLGNEDGSDDIIDDDNDEYNDFFIETDDECDDNLFTANVDFDSEWCRENNGSKYDPNFELGMMFSNKKELRDAIHSHAIKNRRSINITKNDKIRVYAKCAAEECEWKLHALKISEECTFQIRKYVAKHTCVLNLYVKNLKSTWLSTKYMSKIRSDPKRNMKGFRTDVMEDIRCIVSKSQIYRAKAKATHLVEGQACEQYALIWDFANEVKRSNPGSTVVIGTNNETDENRFDMLYMCLYASKVGFLSGCRRFIGVDGCHLKGPHGGVLLSAVGIDPNNSNFPIALAVVNNESCETWAGF from the exons ATGAAGATTCGCCACTCAAATGGAGCGAAACTTCCTCCACCAGAATATg CTGAAAGGCACGAGGACTCAagtgaagaaaatgaaaatgcAGTGGATGATAACATTAGTTTAGGTAATGAAGATGGAAGTGATGATATCAtagatgatgataatgatgagtACAACGATTTTTTTATTGAGACGGATGACGAATGTGATGATAATTTATTCACTGCTAATGTGGATTTTGACAGTGAGTGGTGCAGGGAAAATAATGGCTCAAAA TATGATCCAAATTTTGAGTTGGGAATGATGTTTAGCAACAAGAAAGAATTGAGAGATGCAATACACTCACATGCTATAAAAAATAGAAGAAGCATTAACATTACAAAAAATGACAAGATCAGAGTATATGCTAAGTGTGCAGCTGAGGAGTGTGAGTGGAAGCTTCATGCATTGAAGATTAGTGAGGAATGCACTTTTCAAATCAGGAAGTACGTGGCTAAACACACATGTGTGTTGAATTTGTATGTGAAAAATCTTAAATCAACTTGGTTGTCTACAAAGTACATGAGCAAAATTAGATCAGACCCAAAAAGAAATATGAAAGGCTTTAGAACTGATGTTATGGAAGACATTAGATGCATCGTATCAAAGTCTCAAATTTATAGAGCAAAAGCAAAAGCAACTCATCTTGTTGAAGGACAAGCATGTGAGCAGTATGCACTGATTTGGGATTTTGCAAATGAGGTGAAGAGATCGAACCCTGGGTCCACTGTTGTGATTGGCACTAATAATGAGACTGACGAAAATAGGTTTGACATGCTTTATATGTGTTTGTATGCATCGAAAGTTGGATTTTTGTCAGGATGTAGGCGTTTTATTGGGGTCGATGGGTGTCATTTGAAAGGACCGCATGGCGGGGTGCTACTATCAGCTGTAGGAATTGATCCAAATAATAGTAATTTCCCAATTGCTCTTGCCGTTGTGAACAATGAGTCATGTGAGACATGGGCTGGATTTTGA
- the LOC142526153 gene encoding uncharacterized protein LOC142526153, which translates to MAGFRGEAFKNALWKCATSTTVNDFSRKMGEMRDIDSSAADWFNDKPPMYWSRSHFTTNSVCDFLLNNCCESFNSSILDARDKVILSMLESLVEYFMTKLQVNRDRAEEKWEGLFCPRIKKLIENNLAKTGDCMPIKADNFHYQVSCYDGSKYSVDLKEWTCGCRKWDLSGIPCNHALSAILSQRLNYLDYVHKYYSLATYKQVYARTVMPLNGRSEWQPTGIIPALPPNFGRPVGRPKRARRMERDEAIETMKKKRKSKAKT; encoded by the coding sequence atggcTGGTTTTAGAGGTGAAGCATTTAAAAATGCATTATGGAAATGTGCCACATCTACAACGGTGAATGATTTCAGCAGAAAAATGGGAGAAATGAGAGATATTGATTCAAGCGCTGCTGATTGGTTTAATGACAAGCCACCAATGTATTGGAGTAGGTCACACTTCACAACCAACTCTGTATGTGactttttattgaataattgttgtgAATCCTTTAACAGCAGTATTTTGGATGCGAGGGATAAGGTCATATTGTCAATGCTTGAATCGCTTGTTGAATACTTCATGACAAAACTGCAAGTTAACAGGGATAGGGCTGAAGAAAAGTGGGAAGGATTGTTTTGCCCTCGAATTAAAAAACTAATCGAGAATAATTTGGCAAAGACTGGGGATTGCATGCCAATTAAAGCAGATAACTTTCATTACCAAGTTTCATGCTATGATGGGAGTAAGTACAGTGTAGACTTAAAAGAATGGACATGTGGTTGTAGGAAATGGGATTTGAGTGGAATTCCATGCAACCATGCTTTATCTGCTATTTTATCTCAAcgattgaattatttagattacgtgcataaatattaTAGTTTAGCCACATACAAACAAGTATATGCCCGTACAGTGATGCCACTGAATGGTAGGAGCGAATGGCAACCAACAGGAATTATTCCAGCACTTCCACCAAATTTTGGGAGACCTGTTGGAAGGCCCAAACGAGCAAGAAGAATGGAAAGAGATGAAGCTATTGAAACAATGAAGAAAAAACGAAAAAGCAAAGCAAAGACATAA
- the LOC142526439 gene encoding OBERON-like protein: MGTSSGSHFNNQSSMLPPRQQLQPGGVLQTSLSLVATDACGSPNLQEHGSNYGLVRDSPTESASSRETWPTAEALTAKKLEKEKEREDGFAENSVVRHISNADKMSLRDVASERIEIIAEKMQNLPDEYLDKFKNELRAFLEGLGGSQQRDEFLFLQKLVQSRGDLTEKNLIMAHRIQLEILVSMKTGIQAFLHPSLSLSQASLMDIFLYKKCRNIACGSALPAEDCACELCAKRNGFCNLCMCVICQKFDFEVNTCRWIGCDLCSHWTHTDCAIRNGQIGMGPCVKNGGSSAEMLFRCRACSRTSELLGWVKDVFQHCAPTWDWDALIRELDFVSRIFRGSEDYRGRKLFRKCEELIEKLRSGVAEPMACKVILMFFQELEADPLKNQENEESGRMITPQEAFNRIADVVQEAVKKMENVAEEKLRMVKKARLAVDACEQELKDKAREVAALKMERQRKKIQIDELENIVRLKQAEADMFELKANEARREAEWLQRISLAKSEKSEEDYTSRYLKQRMHEAEAEKQYLFEKIKLQESARASQSSAGTSDPSHMMYSKIQDLLKNMYDTTSKADAQSNDRHSLGSLP; the protein is encoded by the exons ATGGGAACATCTTCTGGTTCTCATTTCAATAACCAATCCTCGATGCTACCTCCTCGTCAACAGCTGCAACCTGGGGGAGTTCTGCAGACCTCTCTCTCCTTAGTTGCAACAGATGCATGTGgatctccaaatcttcaggaaCACGGCTCTAATTATGGGTTAGTTCGTGATTCTCCGACAGAAAGTGCCAGTTCACGAGAAACCTGGCCCACGGCTGAGGCTTTGACAGCAAAGAAACTGGAGAAGGAAAAGGAAAGAGAGGATGGCTTTGCTGAGAACTCTGTCGTCCGGCATATTTCGAATGCAGATAAAATGTCTCTCCGGGATGTGGCCAGTGAAAGGATAGAAATCATAGCAGAAAAAATGCAAAACCTGCCAGACGAGTATTTAGACAAGTTTAAAAACGAACTTCGTGCTTTTCTGGAAGGGTTGGGTGGCTCTCAGCAAAGAGACGAATTTCTATTTCTGCAGAAGCTGGTCCAAAGTAGGGGTGATTTGACTGAGAAAAATCTGATTATGGCTCACAGGATTCAGCTAGAAATTCTGGTTTCTATGAAAACTGGAATCCAGGCATTTTTGCATCCAAGCCTCAGTCTATCTCAAGCTTCGCTGATGGACATTTTCTTGTACAAGAAGTGCAGAAACATAGCATGTGGAAGTGCACTACCAGCAGAGGATTGTGCATGTGAATTGTGTGCAAAGAGAAATGGTTTTTGCAACCTTTGCATGTGCGTAATCTGCCAAAAGTTTGATTTTGAGGTTAACACATGCCGCTGGATTGGGTGTGATCTGTGTTCTCACTGGACTCACACTGATTGTGCTATTCGAAATGGACAAATCGGCATGGGCCCTTGCGTGAAGAATGGAGGTAGTTCAGCAGAGATGCTTTTTAGATGCAGAGCTTGTAGTAGGACATCTGAGTTATTAGGGTGGGTGAAAGATGTATTCCAGCATTGTGCGCCGACGTGGGATTGGGATGCCTTAATTAGAGAACTGGACTTTGTAAGCAGAATTTTCCGTGGGAGTGAGGATTATAGGGGCAGGAAATTGTTCAGAAAGTGTGAGGAGCTCATTGAAAAATTGAGGAGTGGGGTAGCAGAACCTATGGCTTGTAAAGTAATCTTAATGTTCTTTCAAG AGCTTGAGGCAGACCCCTTGAAGAATCAAGAGAATGAAGAAAGTGGCAGGATGATAACCCCACAGGAAGCATTCAACAGGATAGCAGACGTAGTGCAGGAAGCTGTTAAAAAGATGGAAAATGTCGCAGAAGAGAAACTGCGGATGGTGAAAAAAGCCCGCTTGGCTGTTGATGCGTGTGAGCAAGAGCTCAAGGATAAAGCCAGGGAAGTGGCAGCACTGAAGATGGAAAGGCAGAGAAAAAAGATTCAAATTGATGAGCTCGAAAATATTGTTAGGCTTAAACAGGCTGAGGCGGATATGTTCGAGCTTAAAGCCAATGAAGCTCGACGAGAAGCTGAGTGGCTTCAAAGAATTTCACTCGCCAAGAGCGAAAAGTCAGAGGAGGATTATACAAGTAGATACCTGAAGCAAAGAATGCATGAGGCAGAGGCTGAGAAACAATATTTGTTCGAAAAGATTAAGCTTCAGGAAAGTGCAAGGGCGTCACAGAGCAGTGCAGGAACAAGTGACCCTTCCCACATGATGTATAGCAAAATCCAGGATCTACTGAAGAACATGTACGACACTACTTCCAAGGCGGATGCACAGTCAAATGATCGTCACTCATTGGGTTCACTTCCTTGA
- the LOC142526872 gene encoding pentatricopeptide repeat-containing protein At4g16470 isoform X2 has protein sequence MWKTTTILKRIKSESINGRFQAADAGKNYYHLDKTLKDLCFTGRIKEAVRLLCCSGVKVHSATYCLLLQECIFRKEYRKGRRIHWQMVSVGFVPDEFLNIKLLILYAKAGDLDTALIFFDFFSYHNLVSWNAMIAGYVQKGQEEVGLSFYGRMRLRGLVPDQYTFASIFRACSSLAILQQGKQAHGLLIKSQFSKNIVVCTSLMDMYFKCSSSYDAFLVFDKCLERNVVTWTALISGYGLNGRVVEVLASFHQMINEGFRPNQITFLAVLSACSHGGLVDEGRKYFSSMIRDYGVKPRGRHYAAIVDLLGRGGRLEEAYAFVQTSPFKKHPAVWGALLGACKIHRNVEMVKLAAKKFFELEPENAGKYIVLCNAYATFGLWDNVAEIRSMMKGCGIKKEPGYSMVEVQMEAHFFFMGHNTHKQTKQICGLIEDMTCILKDNCDALDFSIDLE, from the exons ATGT GGAAAACCACCACCATTCTTAAAAGAATTAAGTCTGAAAGTATCAATGGCAG ATTTCAGGCCGCCGATGCAGGAAAGAATTATTACCATTTGGATAAAACATTAAAAGATCTCTGTTTCACGGGGAGAATTAAAGAGGCTGTTCGATTATTGTGCTGCTCAGGAGTGAAAGTGCACTCTGCAACCTATTGTCTTCTGCTGCAAGAATGCATATTCAGGAAAGAATACAGAAAGGGCAGAAGGATTCATTGGCAGATGGTTTCTGTTGGGTTTGTTCCTGATGAGTTTCTAAACATCAAACTGTTGATTTTATATGCAAAAGCAGGAGACCTAGATACTGCCCTCATTTTTTTTGACTTCTTCTCGTACCATAATTTAGTTTCATGGAATGCGATGATTGCAGGATATGTGCAGAAGGGACAGGAAGAGGTGGGTTTGAGTTTTTATGGCAGGATGAGACTACGTGGTTTGGTACCAGACCAGTATACATTTGCATCAATCTTTAGGGCCTGTTCCTCCTTGGCCATTCTGCAACAGGGAAAGCAAGCTCATGGTTTGTTGATAAAGAGCCAGTTTAGTAAAAATATTGTTGTTTGCACTTCACTTATGGATATGTATTTCAAATGCAGTAGCTCCTATGATGCGTTTCTTGTGTTTGACAAGTGTTTGGAAAGGAATGTCGTAACCTGGACCGCCTTGATCTCTGGATATGGTTTGAATGGTAGAGTGGTCGAGGTATTGGCTTCTTTTCATCAGATGATAAATGAAGGCTTCAGACCAAATCAAATCACCTTTCTTGCTGTACTTTCTGCTTGTAGCCATGGGGGTTTGGTGGATGAAGGGAGGAAGTATTTTTCTTCAATGATAAGGGATTATGGTGTTAAACCAAGAGGAAGACATTATGCTGCCATTGTTGATCTTTTAGGGCGTGGTGGTAGGTTGGAAGAGGCTTATGCGTTTGTGCAAACGTCACCTTTTAAGAAGCACCCAGCAGTTTGGGGTGCTTTGCTTGGTGCATGTAAAATTCATCGAAATGTTGAAATGGTAAAGCTTGCTGCAAAGAAATTTTTTGAGTTAGAACCAGAAAATGCTGGGAAGTATATAGTATTGTGTAATGCTTATGCAACTTTTGGTTTGTGGGATAATGTTGCAGAGATCAGGAGCATGATGAAGGGGTGTGGTATTAAAAAGGAACCTGGCTATAGCATGGTTGAGGTGCAAATGGAGGCTCATTTCTTCTTTATGGGCCATAACACTCATAAACAAACTAAGCAAATTTGTGGATTGATTGAAGACATGACTTGTATCTTGAAAGATAATTGTGATGCTCTGGATTTCAGCATTGATCTGGAGTGA
- the LOC142526872 gene encoding pentatricopeptide repeat-containing protein At4g16470 isoform X1: protein MLTISRVKSLLSVGPPRYKPPSAAASHLPCISRRKAESLQVLFFLPALCVITPLPISFKPSNCSRSRGLCTDRGATGEISVIVGPMFAGKTTTILKRIKSESINGRFQAADAGKNYYHLDKTLKDLCFTGRIKEAVRLLCCSGVKVHSATYCLLLQECIFRKEYRKGRRIHWQMVSVGFVPDEFLNIKLLILYAKAGDLDTALIFFDFFSYHNLVSWNAMIAGYVQKGQEEVGLSFYGRMRLRGLVPDQYTFASIFRACSSLAILQQGKQAHGLLIKSQFSKNIVVCTSLMDMYFKCSSSYDAFLVFDKCLERNVVTWTALISGYGLNGRVVEVLASFHQMINEGFRPNQITFLAVLSACSHGGLVDEGRKYFSSMIRDYGVKPRGRHYAAIVDLLGRGGRLEEAYAFVQTSPFKKHPAVWGALLGACKIHRNVEMVKLAAKKFFELEPENAGKYIVLCNAYATFGLWDNVAEIRSMMKGCGIKKEPGYSMVEVQMEAHFFFMGHNTHKQTKQICGLIEDMTCILKDNCDALDFSIDLE, encoded by the exons ATGTTAACGATTTCCAGAGTGAAATCACTTCTCTCTGTTGGTCCACCACGCTACAAGCCTCCCTCTGCTGCTGCCTCGCATTTACCATGCATTTCCCGTCGCAAGGCTGAATCTTTGCAAGTCCTCTTTTTTCTCCCCGCGTTATGTGTAATTACTCCTCTTCCAATTTCTTTTAAACCCTCGAATTGTAGTCGAAGCCGAGGCTTATGTACCGACCGGGGGGCAACTGGTGAGATTAGTGTGATTGTTGGACCTATGTTTGCAGGGAAAACCACCACCATTCTTAAAAGAATTAAGTCTGAAAGTATCAATGGCAG ATTTCAGGCCGCCGATGCAGGAAAGAATTATTACCATTTGGATAAAACATTAAAAGATCTCTGTTTCACGGGGAGAATTAAAGAGGCTGTTCGATTATTGTGCTGCTCAGGAGTGAAAGTGCACTCTGCAACCTATTGTCTTCTGCTGCAAGAATGCATATTCAGGAAAGAATACAGAAAGGGCAGAAGGATTCATTGGCAGATGGTTTCTGTTGGGTTTGTTCCTGATGAGTTTCTAAACATCAAACTGTTGATTTTATATGCAAAAGCAGGAGACCTAGATACTGCCCTCATTTTTTTTGACTTCTTCTCGTACCATAATTTAGTTTCATGGAATGCGATGATTGCAGGATATGTGCAGAAGGGACAGGAAGAGGTGGGTTTGAGTTTTTATGGCAGGATGAGACTACGTGGTTTGGTACCAGACCAGTATACATTTGCATCAATCTTTAGGGCCTGTTCCTCCTTGGCCATTCTGCAACAGGGAAAGCAAGCTCATGGTTTGTTGATAAAGAGCCAGTTTAGTAAAAATATTGTTGTTTGCACTTCACTTATGGATATGTATTTCAAATGCAGTAGCTCCTATGATGCGTTTCTTGTGTTTGACAAGTGTTTGGAAAGGAATGTCGTAACCTGGACCGCCTTGATCTCTGGATATGGTTTGAATGGTAGAGTGGTCGAGGTATTGGCTTCTTTTCATCAGATGATAAATGAAGGCTTCAGACCAAATCAAATCACCTTTCTTGCTGTACTTTCTGCTTGTAGCCATGGGGGTTTGGTGGATGAAGGGAGGAAGTATTTTTCTTCAATGATAAGGGATTATGGTGTTAAACCAAGAGGAAGACATTATGCTGCCATTGTTGATCTTTTAGGGCGTGGTGGTAGGTTGGAAGAGGCTTATGCGTTTGTGCAAACGTCACCTTTTAAGAAGCACCCAGCAGTTTGGGGTGCTTTGCTTGGTGCATGTAAAATTCATCGAAATGTTGAAATGGTAAAGCTTGCTGCAAAGAAATTTTTTGAGTTAGAACCAGAAAATGCTGGGAAGTATATAGTATTGTGTAATGCTTATGCAACTTTTGGTTTGTGGGATAATGTTGCAGAGATCAGGAGCATGATGAAGGGGTGTGGTATTAAAAAGGAACCTGGCTATAGCATGGTTGAGGTGCAAATGGAGGCTCATTTCTTCTTTATGGGCCATAACACTCATAAACAAACTAAGCAAATTTGTGGATTGATTGAAGACATGACTTGTATCTTGAAAGATAATTGTGATGCTCTGGATTTCAGCATTGATCTGGAGTGA
- the LOC142526872 gene encoding pentatricopeptide repeat-containing protein At4g16470 isoform X3, with protein sequence MLTISRVKSLLSVGPPRYKPPSAAASHLPCISRRKAESLQVLFFLPALCVITPLPISFKPSNCSRSRGLCTDRGATGEISVIVGPMFAGKTTTILKRIKSESINGRFQAADAGKNYYHLDKTLKDLCFTGRIKEAVRLLCCSGVKVHSATYCLLLQECIFRKEYRKGRRIHWQMVSVGFVPDEFLNIKLLILYAKAGDLDTALIFFDFFSYHNLVSWNAMIAGYVQKGQEEVGLSFYGRMRLRGLVPDQYTFASIFRACSSLAILQQGKQAHGLLIKSQFSKNIVVCTSLMDMYFKCSSSYDAFLVFDKCLERNVVTWTALISGYGLNGRVVEVLASFHQMINEGFRPNQITFLAVLSACSHGGLVDEGRKYFSSMIRDYGVKPRGRHYAAIVDLLGRGGRLEEAYAFVQTSPFKKHPAVWGALLGACKIHRNVEMRSGA encoded by the exons ATGTTAACGATTTCCAGAGTGAAATCACTTCTCTCTGTTGGTCCACCACGCTACAAGCCTCCCTCTGCTGCTGCCTCGCATTTACCATGCATTTCCCGTCGCAAGGCTGAATCTTTGCAAGTCCTCTTTTTTCTCCCCGCGTTATGTGTAATTACTCCTCTTCCAATTTCTTTTAAACCCTCGAATTGTAGTCGAAGCCGAGGCTTATGTACCGACCGGGGGGCAACTGGTGAGATTAGTGTGATTGTTGGACCTATGTTTGCAGGGAAAACCACCACCATTCTTAAAAGAATTAAGTCTGAAAGTATCAATGGCAG ATTTCAGGCCGCCGATGCAGGAAAGAATTATTACCATTTGGATAAAACATTAAAAGATCTCTGTTTCACGGGGAGAATTAAAGAGGCTGTTCGATTATTGTGCTGCTCAGGAGTGAAAGTGCACTCTGCAACCTATTGTCTTCTGCTGCAAGAATGCATATTCAGGAAAGAATACAGAAAGGGCAGAAGGATTCATTGGCAGATGGTTTCTGTTGGGTTTGTTCCTGATGAGTTTCTAAACATCAAACTGTTGATTTTATATGCAAAAGCAGGAGACCTAGATACTGCCCTCATTTTTTTTGACTTCTTCTCGTACCATAATTTAGTTTCATGGAATGCGATGATTGCAGGATATGTGCAGAAGGGACAGGAAGAGGTGGGTTTGAGTTTTTATGGCAGGATGAGACTACGTGGTTTGGTACCAGACCAGTATACATTTGCATCAATCTTTAGGGCCTGTTCCTCCTTGGCCATTCTGCAACAGGGAAAGCAAGCTCATGGTTTGTTGATAAAGAGCCAGTTTAGTAAAAATATTGTTGTTTGCACTTCACTTATGGATATGTATTTCAAATGCAGTAGCTCCTATGATGCGTTTCTTGTGTTTGACAAGTGTTTGGAAAGGAATGTCGTAACCTGGACCGCCTTGATCTCTGGATATGGTTTGAATGGTAGAGTGGTCGAGGTATTGGCTTCTTTTCATCAGATGATAAATGAAGGCTTCAGACCAAATCAAATCACCTTTCTTGCTGTACTTTCTGCTTGTAGCCATGGGGGTTTGGTGGATGAAGGGAGGAAGTATTTTTCTTCAATGATAAGGGATTATGGTGTTAAACCAAGAGGAAGACATTATGCTGCCATTGTTGATCTTTTAGGGCGTGGTGGTAGGTTGGAAGAGGCTTATGCGTTTGTGCAAACGTCACCTTTTAAGAAGCACCCAGCAGTTTGGGGTGCTTTGCTTGGTGCATGTAAAATTCATCGAAATGTTGAAATG AGATCAGGAGCATGA